One window from the genome of Pseudomonas sp. L5B5 encodes:
- a CDS encoding ATP-binding protein: protein MPLRQRLENLPVGQKLLAALLVLLTTVLLVANLTFISAAYWISQESMAPQALQTIGRLVSNPSLALQALNSPQDAQRLLNELDSYSPLRAAAIYDGSGARIAQLQHGDRLKLPERYRHIEAWQLTEFRSNQVIPLPRPGQAPGHLLLVATSELPMAFYTGTLTASLGILIFSVLLWMVIARQIKRLITQPIHQLEELSRQVTREENYALRAGRGNHDEIGSLAEAFNTMLSRIEAREQQLKRARDDSQAAYDQAQGLAEETRHTNRKLELEVQVRSKIEKKLTGFQNYLNSIIDSMPSALIALDEQLYVTQWNQEASALSGTRLDEALNQPIFLAFEPLKPFLPQLKETVEQHTVTKVERVTWFKDEEARHYALTFYPLMGGAGRGVVIRIDDITQRLSLEEMMVQSEKMLSVGGLAAGMAHEINNPLGAILHNVQNIRRRLSPDLPKNLEHAEQSGVELQTVNRYLESREVPLLLDGIQQAGARAAKIVTHMLSFSRRSNRQMAPCDLPALIDQAVEIAGNDFDLTIGFDFKGQAIIRQFDPNLGPVPGTANELEQVLLNLLKNAAQAIHQRDDDSEPGRIILRTRLNPPWAEIQVEDNGIGMNENVRKRTFEPFFTTKEIGQGTGLGLSVSYFIITNNHKGQMEVQSTRGQGTCFTLRLPLASSSPLVQAPLPLEN from the coding sequence ATGCCATTGCGCCAGCGCCTCGAAAACCTGCCGGTGGGCCAAAAGCTCCTGGCGGCCCTGCTTGTCTTGTTGACCACCGTGCTGCTGGTCGCCAACCTGACCTTCATCAGCGCCGCCTACTGGATTTCCCAGGAAAGCATGGCCCCCCAAGCCTTGCAGACCATCGGCCGACTGGTGTCCAACCCGAGCCTGGCGCTTCAGGCACTGAATTCTCCCCAGGACGCGCAACGGCTGCTCAACGAACTCGACAGCTACTCTCCCCTGCGCGCGGCGGCCATCTATGACGGCAGCGGCGCGCGCATCGCCCAGCTGCAACATGGCGATCGCCTCAAGCTGCCTGAACGCTACCGGCACATCGAAGCCTGGCAACTCACTGAATTTCGCAGCAACCAGGTGATCCCCCTGCCCCGCCCGGGCCAGGCCCCCGGTCACCTGCTGCTGGTGGCCACCAGCGAGTTGCCCATGGCCTTCTATACCGGCACCCTGACCGCGAGCCTGGGCATCCTGATTTTCAGCGTGCTGCTATGGATGGTCATCGCCAGGCAGATCAAGCGCCTGATCACCCAGCCGATCCATCAGCTCGAGGAGCTGTCGCGCCAGGTCACTCGCGAAGAGAACTACGCCCTGCGCGCGGGCCGCGGCAACCATGATGAAATCGGCAGCCTGGCGGAGGCCTTCAACACCATGCTGTCGCGGATCGAGGCCCGGGAGCAGCAGCTCAAGCGCGCCCGGGACGACTCCCAGGCCGCCTATGACCAGGCCCAGGGCCTGGCCGAAGAGACCCGCCACACCAATCGCAAGCTGGAGCTGGAAGTTCAGGTGCGCAGCAAGATCGAGAAGAAGCTCACCGGTTTCCAGAACTACCTCAACAGCATCATCGACTCCATGCCCTCGGCGCTGATCGCCCTGGACGAACAGCTGTACGTGACCCAGTGGAACCAGGAAGCCAGCGCCCTTTCCGGGACGCGCCTGGACGAAGCCCTGAACCAGCCGATCTTCCTTGCCTTCGAGCCGCTCAAGCCGTTCTTGCCCCAGCTCAAGGAAACCGTCGAGCAGCACACCGTGACCAAGGTCGAGCGGGTCACCTGGTTCAAGGACGAGGAAGCCAGGCACTATGCCTTGACCTTCTACCCGTTGATGGGCGGCGCCGGACGCGGGGTGGTGATCCGTATCGACGACATCACCCAGCGCCTGTCCCTGGAAGAAATGATGGTGCAGTCCGAGAAGATGCTCTCGGTGGGCGGTCTTGCGGCCGGCATGGCCCACGAGATCAACAACCCACTCGGAGCGATCCTGCACAACGTGCAGAACATCCGTCGGCGGCTGTCCCCCGATCTGCCGAAGAACCTCGAACATGCCGAGCAGAGCGGCGTCGAACTGCAAACCGTCAATCGCTACCTGGAAAGTCGCGAAGTGCCCCTGCTGCTCGACGGTATCCAGCAGGCGGGAGCCCGGGCCGCGAAGATCGTCACCCACATGCTCAGTTTCAGTCGCCGCAGCAACCGGCAGATGGCTCCCTGCGACCTGCCGGCGCTGATTGACCAGGCGGTGGAGATCGCCGGCAACGACTTCGACCTGACGATCGGTTTCGACTTCAAGGGCCAGGCCATCATCCGCCAGTTCGACCCAAACCTCGGGCCGGTACCCGGCACCGCCAACGAGTTGGAACAGGTACTGCTCAACCTGCTGAAGAACGCCGCACAGGCCATCCATCAGCGCGACGACGACAGCGAGCCCGGCCGCATCATCCTGCGCACCCGGCTCAATCCACCCTGGGCGGAGATCCAGGTGGAGGACAACGGTATCGGCATGAACGAAAACGTGCGCAAGCGCACCTTCGAGCCGTTCTTCACCACCAAGGAAATCGGCCAGGGCACCGGCCTGGGCCTGTCGGTGTCGTATTTCATCATCACCAACAACCACAAAGGGCAGATGG
- a CDS encoding putative 2-dehydropantoate 2-reductase: protein MSTPWHVLGAGSLGTLWATRLARAGLPVRLILRDQARLQAYQAAGGLTLVEHDRSCLHAIPGETCASPAPIHRLLLACKAYDAEAAVASIATRLAPGAELILLQNGLGSQDAVAARVPGARCIAASSTEGAFRDGDWRVVFAGHGYTWLGDAGHPTAPIWLDELAASGIPHEWTTQILTRLWRKLALNCAINPLTVLHNCRNGGLQQHQCEVATLCAELSELLQCCGQPDAAQNLQQEVERVVQATAANYSSMHQDVTQRRRTEIRYLLGHACEAARRHQLVLPHLQQLQLRLKEHLHLRGLPSD from the coding sequence ATGTCTACCCCTTGGCACGTCCTGGGTGCCGGCAGCCTCGGCACCCTCTGGGCCACCCGCCTGGCTCGCGCCGGCCTGCCGGTACGCCTGATCCTGCGGGACCAGGCCCGCTTGCAGGCCTATCAGGCCGCCGGCGGCCTGACCCTGGTCGAGCACGACCGCAGCTGCCTGCATGCGATTCCCGGCGAAACCTGCGCCAGCCCGGCACCTATCCACCGTCTGCTGCTGGCCTGCAAGGCTTACGATGCAGAAGCCGCGGTGGCTAGTATCGCCACGCGGCTGGCGCCTGGAGCAGAGCTGATCCTGTTGCAGAACGGCCTGGGCAGCCAGGACGCAGTGGCCGCCAGGGTCCCCGGAGCCCGCTGTATTGCTGCTTCCAGTACCGAAGGAGCCTTTCGTGATGGCGATTGGCGCGTGGTGTTCGCCGGGCATGGTTATACCTGGCTCGGCGACGCCGGCCATCCCACCGCACCGATCTGGCTGGACGAACTCGCTGCCAGCGGCATTCCCCACGAGTGGACTACCCAGATCCTGACCCGGCTCTGGCGCAAGTTGGCGCTCAACTGCGCGATCAATCCACTGACGGTCCTGCACAACTGCCGCAATGGCGGTCTGCAACAACACCAGTGTGAAGTGGCTACCCTGTGCGCCGAGCTGAGCGAACTGCTGCAATGTTGCGGACAACCCGATGCCGCGCAGAACCTGCAGCAGGAAGTCGAACGGGTAGTCCAGGCCACCGCCGCCAACTACTCCTCCATGCACCAGGACGTCACTCAGCGGCGCCGTACCGAAATCCGCTACCTGCTGGGCCATGCCTGCGAGGCCGCCCGCCGCCATCAACTGGTGTTGCCACACTTGCAGCAGTTGCAACTGCGCCTCAAGGAACACCTGCACCTGCGCGGATTGCCCAGCGACTGA
- a CDS encoding YajQ family cyclic di-GMP-binding protein, with translation MPSFDVVSELDKHEVTNAVENAVKELDRRYDLKGKGSFEFKDKDLAVNLTAEAEFQLEAMIEILKLALVKRKIDVQCLEVKDAYASGKVMKQEAVLKEGIDKELAKKIVAHIKDAKLKVQAAIQGEQVRVTGKKRDDLQEAIAALRAKEFGMPLQFNNFRD, from the coding sequence ATGCCGTCGTTTGACGTGGTATCCGAACTGGACAAGCACGAAGTCACCAACGCGGTGGAAAACGCCGTCAAGGAACTGGATCGCCGCTACGACCTGAAGGGCAAGGGCAGCTTCGAGTTCAAGGACAAGGACCTGGCCGTCAACCTGACCGCCGAAGCCGAATTCCAGCTCGAAGCGATGATCGAGATCCTCAAGCTGGCCCTGGTCAAGCGCAAGATCGACGTACAGTGCCTGGAGGTCAAGGACGCCTATGCCTCGGGCAAGGTGATGAAGCAAGAAGCAGTCCTCAAGGAAGGCATCGACAAGGAGCTGGCGAAGAAGATCGTCGCCCATATCAAGGATGCCAAGTTGAAAGTCCAGGCCGCCATTCAGGGCGAGCAAGTCCGGGTCACTGGCAAGAAGCGCGATGACCTGCAAGAGGCTATCGCTGCCTTGCGTGCCAAAGAGTTCGGCATGCCGCTGCAATTCAACAACTTCCGCGATTGA